The window gcaggtgttCCAGCCCGAGTGGTGCAGCTCATCCCCCAGGTTGGGCATGGGCAGGCGGTGGATCACCTGCAAAGCCCCGGTCCCACTCACACCTGGAGGGGTGGTCACCGCTACCCACTGAGCACTGAGGTGAAGTGTTCAGTACCTGGCTATAGTGCGGAGATTTGGGGTCAACATCCACGGTGGCCAGAAAGTCGGGTTTGCCCCTGCCGGTGTTCCTGTAGATGCAGGGCACATACACAATCTCCTCCCGCGGACCTTTCAAGATACAAACATTGGTTGCGTCAGCGTCAGCAGGAACAGCCGGATTCCCACATCCCTGCATGCCTGGGGCCGGAGATGGCTGCTCCGGGGGAGGTGGGCTCATTGGGTTTGGGGTATCCTCCTCCATATGGATTGCCATGGCCTTGGGTCACCGCACCAGTCTCATGAACCAAAGCACACTGCATTCTCAGACAcagggtctgatttttgggtggtgctgtgtggagccgggagttggactcgatgatccttcCAACTcatggggtcccttccaacttgggatattctttGGGGTCCCTTCAAGCTTAAggtgttctatgattctgtgtgtcTCATTTCCATCATTTCCATTAGGCCTTAAAAATACATGGGAGGTGCAAAGGTGGAACTCCCGCCAGGCTGAAGCCAAGGACATGATGTCCCCCACGAGCCCCAAAGATCCCCCTGAgcagtggcagccctgctgggtcCTGGCTCCCGAGCATAGCATGGTGACTGCTCCCGgggacccacagcaccccaaccccaccgCCTCCTCATCCTGCAGGGGTGGTACCTGTGTCAAAAAGTGCTGACAAAGCAAAGCGAAGAGAGGGGGTGGAACTGGTCTGAGAAAtgctgaggaggagaaagaggtgGAAAACAGGAAGAGGTGATTTGGGAGCCTGGAGCTGATCCAAAGCAGCAATAGCTGCTGGCCTTTCAACACCGTGCCTTTATCAACCCTTTATCAGTCTTTAAACACTCAGTCCTTCgctgttgtttgctttgctgaaagATATTTCAGGGATGGGAGTCACGGAGCAGCACCAAACTCCAGCACTGACGTTTCAGAGCTGTGCTTACAAAGCGCTGGGGAAGCGGATTAAGGGAGGGACTGCAGCAGGTGATGCTTTCCTTGAGCTCTTCACACGAGAGCGTGGAGTTCTGGCGGTGCAGACAGAAGGATTTCCAGGCAAAGTGCCCGAGCAAACAGCCTGGGAGGGCAGATTTTACTGCAGGAGGTTCTGAGCAGTCACCAGGAGCAGGGCGTGATGCTGTGTTCCAGAGGGTGTCCGGAAAATCCAGAATCCCCCCCAGCCTTCTCCACGCCCTGCAAATCTGAGTGGGTCAGATCCCGGCTGCAGCAGCATCATTCCCTCTGGGAAACTCATTTGATTCTGCCCCACGAAGCCTCGGGTGGCTCTGTGCAGGTTGTGACCCATCCCAAGCTATTCTGAAGTCTGAAAACTTCTGACACCATGATGCAACTGAGGCTTGGCCCCGGATGAATGCTTCCCTGGCACCTGCTGGGAACCTCCTCCGTGGatggagctcaatgatcttcTTGAAAGCATTGCTCTCATCCTCACCTTCACCAACAACCAGCTCAGGGCTGGTCCCCAAAGTCCCACGCAATGCACTCACCTTTCATTGCATCCAGGGGAGAGGCGTAGCCGGGACCGCATTCTCCACACTGGGCTGCATTGGGAACAAGAAGGAATAGAAAGTAGCTGACAGTGAGAGATTTGAAAGCCCTTTTGGCAAAGGCTGAATGCCTCATTGGAGCCACTGTGGTCTGAGAGTACCCTCTGCTGCAATGGGACCACATCAGCCCCAGGCAAGGCAGGTGGTGGTCCTCCAGCACCCACCAATGAGGCCTCCAAAGATGCAGATGGGCGTCCAGAGTGAACCAGGATGCCCACATGCGCCCAAAGAAGTCCCCAGACCCACCACCTCCAAAAGGATCCCTCCAACAGGCACTGAAGGTCATGTGGACCAGGtgctgagcacctgatggagctgtggatgtccctgttcacgGTGGGGGATTGAACTGGAcagcctttaagggtcccttccaactcaaacgattctgtggCCTTAATGATCATGCATGGAACCACGGGATGGTTGGGTTTGAAGGGTTCTTAAAGGTcagccatggaatggttggattggaagggtccttacagatcatcCTCAGAACCATAAAACTATAGAGAGGTTTGGGTGTAAGGGACCTTGTCCCTGTTCATCGCAGCGGGGTgagaccagatggcctttaagagccccttccaactcaaaggattctgtgattctttgttCTTCCCTATTTACAACGGCAAGCCTGAGGAGACCGAGAAAACCCACATCAAACCTCACAGCTCAGCTTTGCTGACTCagtttcttgtttgcttttgaaggTTTTCTCCCCGAGGACAGCATGTTCTGCGGGAAGCACAGggcatggggctgctgctcctTACCCGGAGCGCCGTGGAGCCAccccctctcccttcccctgcaGAAAATGCCCCACCAAACCCAAACTTTGCATTGAGGGCTCCCTGCCAAGGCATGGCAGTGTGTTACAGGTGCATAAAAGTGGGAATAAGCGGACAAAAAGCAGTTAGAATGCTTTTAATTATCAGTATGCCTAAACACTACCTggcagaggagaaaaggaaccCTCTCCGGGCAGAGAAAACACCACACTCATCTCCATGTGCAAAAAGCTTTCAGAGTGTCCAGGAGCAGAACCTGATTTAGACGACCACAGAGCAGAGCTAGCAGGCAGCCAACCACCACAGCCCTGCATACATGGAGAGGTCACTTACCGGAGCCAGAGGCTGTGCTGGACATCATCGTCTGGTGGGGAATGGAAGGAGCTGATTctctctgcatgctgctgcccagagcacgTCGGTGAGGAGACGCGTCTCCGCGGGGCTGCAATATatagggagagggaaggggagagggatGGTGTGAAAAGGACACCGAGGGAGGATCCCCACGCCCCAGGGCGTGGGAGGCACCTGTGCAGCGCTGGAAATGTGCGAGGAACTATTTCAGaacctcctctcctcccacgGACAGAAGGCAAATGGTGGTGGTTGCACTCTGCAGTGCGCACACGGAGAATGCAATGGGGATTTTGAGCACTGGGAGAaatggggcagccccactccTGTGGGTCCGTCCTGGAAGTGCTGCCAGGAGCTTCCCCGTGCGGAGCCCTCAGTGAGGCGTGGGTGAGCGCTGACGCTCCCGACCACAGAAATAACTTAATGAGGCTGCAGATATTAATCGCcaagtgaaaattaaaagtgAGGACTGGGTTTCTTATAATTGCAGGGTGAGTGCTTGCCGTGCGACGGCGGATGGGAGAAGCAATGCAGCAGGTTTCCCCGTGACACATTCGACGTTGGCTGCTGCCTCGGGCACAGCTTCACCTGCAGGCTCCTGTCCTGTCGTCTGCACCCACCTCAGGGGGGGAGCTTGGAAAAAATGCCCCTCTCCACCCAAAGAATGGCAGCAAAAAGGCCCACAGATGTGGCATCAGCACCTCGTGCCCCACCTCCACCTGCTGGGGCTCATCAGATTGCATTGGGTGCTTGGAACCGTGATGGGGGCTGTAGGGTCATGAGGGCTGTAGGGCCATGAGGGGCTGTTGGacatgaggagctgcaggacatGAGGAGATGCAGTGCCATGAGGAGCTCTGTGCCGCCATGAGGTgtcccttcagcctcctctggTCTGGGCCAAACAAACAGAGCAACCGGAACTTCCAGAAGCCCTGCACACCTCATTCTGAAGGCTTGCTTTCCTCCCAGGACCATTAAGGACACAATAACTTTGACCATGGGAAGCGTGAAGGAAGTCAATGGAGTCGTGTTCTTCCAAGAACATGAAAGGCTGAAACTTAGAAGCGTACTCTTTATACTCTAATTCTTGCAGTCTCCAAACTAATTATGGCTGTAAATTGTGCCTTTGTAGAGAGTCTCGAGGCAAATGGGACTAATGGGAACATGGGTGGGTGTGCAGTAGGGTTTCTGCAGTGCATCCCTGGGGCAGTGGTTGCTGCCCTGCACAACAAGCAGGCTTCCGTTGCAAGATGGGACTTTGGCATCTGCAGATAAAGCTCCACAGAGCACGTGGGAAGCAGGGGATGGTCTGCAGCTCCGATAAGCACATCTTTCTGTGGAGAGAAACGCAAAGCTCATTTCTCAGAGTGAAAGAGGGAATTCTATTCTGAAGTTTTGAGGTGCTGAGCTCACTTTTGTCAATACCACAGGGGGAGTGCTGCGTACTGCAAGTGAGAACCCAACTGGACATTGTCTCAACGCTGTTGAACTGCTCAACCTTCGCATCATTGGCACTCCAGGCACATAACAGATGAGACTCCATTGAAATGACTACTAAATGTGTTCTCTCAGTGCTTTCTAAAGTAAACCCTAGGAAATCCAAGACATTGGTTTGAGTGTCAACAGTGCTACACACTCCTGAGAGAAGTCACTCCTGGTTTGGGTGGAAAAGGGACTGCCAACATGCTTTGCCCTGAAATGGAAGGGCTTCCATGAAGAAAGACAGGAAGACCAAGGTGATGCAAAGAAGTTTTATTCACGTTTGAAGCAGAacacaagaaaagcagcatcagGAATCAGGCATCCCTTTCTGAGTGAAGCACTTCACACTCCTTCAGCGATACAACACCTCCTGGCCCAGGCACTGGTGCGTGCCAGCGAGTTCCATGTGCCCTCGTGCCAGGGAAGGGCCGTCCAGCTACGAACGTGGCTGAAGAACAGCAACTCAGACAACATGGGCGCTTCGCCCTCTCTGGCCTTCATCAGCAAGTGTGAGCAAACTCTGAATCGTAACAGAGCTCAACAGCCTCCAGCAGGCTCTGTATGGCACGGGGAGGATGCAGATATAACTGAAAGGAGCCGTGTGTTGTGCACGGCTCTAAGTCTGTGcaaggagctgagctctgctctgggaaGCACACCCAGGGACGTGTGTGCATGGAAAGCAAAGGCTGCCAGGACTGGCTGCAGAAATATAGATTCCAGCAAAGAATGGGACCCCCAACCCAATGACCCTACGCTCCGTTTGATGGCTGCACTACAGACTAGAGAGAAGAAGGGAGCTGTTCAATGGCGCCTAGGCCAAGATGTCGGAGGTGGAATCTCCGCAAGGGAAGCGGATGTCGTGGGCGAGACAAGGCCCATTGGGTTCCTTTCCAAAATCCACCAGGAAGTTCTTGTTCACCGTCAGGCCTCCCTTCTCAGTGTCCACATCGATCTGCAGCATGACAGAGCCTTCCCTGCGAGGGGTGATGGAGCAGCATTGCAGACAAGAGCAGCGCTGAGTGACCTTTCCCATTCCCACCCACGAGGGCACGCAGAAGCAGCCCTTTCCTCCCAGAAGTTCCTTACTTGACCACGTTCGGGTAGAACTGCTTGTCCCAAGTGCTGTAGAAGGAGTTGGTGACGTACAGCCTCTTGCCATCCACGCTGAGCTGGATCTTAGCAGGGCCACCGTACACCCTCTTGCACTGGAGGCACAACAGAGAGCAGTGACGTTGCTGGCTCCTTTCTTTCAGCAGATGAGCAAAAGCAGGAGCAGcaaaacagagagcagagcagagccaaaGTCCAGAGGATGCCGTGGGGCAGAGGCTGCAGCGCTCACCTTGATCACCAAGGGCTCCGGCTGGCACTTCAGCTCTTCATCTCTGCACACCGTCACAGGTCCGCCTCGCAGGATGCTGCCTCCCACAAACACCTGTAGGCAAGGCCAGGAGATGTGTGGCTTGGCACCTACCCACCACCACCCACTGCCACAGAACCACGAGTGCACCCTcctgcccccacctcacctGTCCCACCAGCCGGGGCTTGCAGGTCCTGGAGATCTCGTACTGGCGGATGTCCCCATGCAGCCAGTTGCAGACGTACAGGTACTTGTCGTCCAAGGAAATGACCAGGTCGCTGGGGAAGGCTGGGCgggcagagaagaaagagccGTGGGTGAGGCAGCATCCCCAGAAAACATCCTGCACAGCTCAACGCGCCGGAAGGAATTGGGGAGTAGCACGGAGGGCTCACCTGGCATCTTGGGCAGAATCCATCCCGACACGTCCTTGGCTGGTATCTGGATGGCCTCCTCCACTGCCCAGCTGTCTCTCTGTACAAGAAACACATCGCTGAGACCACCAGCAAGGCTGGCATTCCTTGctctcagctcccagctccccatCAGGGGACTCTCGGCGAGCACTCTCAGCAGCACTTGCCTCGCACTTGTAGAAGCGGTAGATGATGCCGCTCAGGGCACAGCTGACGTAGCCCTCGGCAGCATCGGGGTTGTGGAGGAACTTAACGCTCAGGGGCAATGAGTCCTCCCCCAGGTCAAAGCACTGCGTGAGGGTACGGCAGGACAGATTCCATACATTCAGGCGGCGCCCAAAGACccctgaggagaaggagaaggagaaggagaagtgAGTCAGGAGGGGAGGGCAGCCCTGGAGATGGGTGACACCTACACACACACTGCGGGCCCCCTCTCTCCAGCTCCCACCCATACTGTGAGTACATCTGCATCCGCCCATGAGCCTGCTGAGCTCTGGCCCAGCGCCTGCGTCCGCATTCCCTCACCTTTCTTCAGATCATCCGGGTTAAATCCACGTCCTGCAATTCTTGGGACCATCCCGGCGGTGCTGATGAGAACGTTGTGGCGTGGCTGGTACCAGAAGTCATAGCCCGTTGGGGGGACCTCACACTCATGTTCCCAGTTTCCCTTCAGCTCAAAGGTGTCTCCATCCAGCACAATAAATCCACCTGTGGCACGAGGGGGAAGCACAACAGATCACTTCTAAATATGAAGGATGGATGGTTACTCCAATGAGCAAGCTCCTCTGAATACTTTCTGCCTTGAGATAGTCAGCTGCACAGACTCTGCAGCTTCTTGTTTTGCATTAGGCCGTTTGTAGTACAGCTTTCCATCTGGGCTATACCAAATTTTCAGGACCAAAAATTGATCCCAGCTTCACACTGCAATTCCTTGCTTTAGTGTGCAAGCATTGACCAAGTTACCTACGTTGGCTGATCTCACCCCATCTCCCCTTTCTCAAGCAGGGATGGATGAACCCTTTGCTCAGACAGTGAGTCTGACTGCCTGCATCTGCAGAGGGCATCTGTTCCTCTGCACTTGTCTTCATTTCCCCACACTGCCACTCACGCTTATGGGTGACTATGGGGCTCCTACCTGCAAAGAAATACTTGGAGTTCTCAACAACTCACTCACATTTGACGTTTGAAACTCTGGAAGTCTGTGGTTTGTGAGCCTCTTGTTTTTCTAACAGGAAGTATGTTATTGAAATGATCAGGAGAAAAAGTACCTTTTCCATGGCCAGCTGCATCCCCCATGTTGGCGATCAGAATGTCACCATTGGGCAGACTGTGAACTACACTAAGATGTCCCTTGTTGCACTTCCAGAAGACATCCACTGGCTCAATCATCTGAAAAACAAGGGGACTCACATGTAAACCCCTATCTGATCAGCTCATTTCAcctttttggggtgaaaaaatGCAGAGCTTTTCACCATCTGAGGCTCCTGAATACACCAGACCCTTGGAAAGGAGCAGAGAAGCTACTGAGCTCTTCTTTACATGGACAACATGGATGGAACAACATCCAACGAGTGAGAGCTCATTTTTCCACCTGACTATGAGTGGTATTGGTGTGGGGTGTGTGACATGATCTCCAGTTACTGGACTATCCCTGAATGCAATAGGGAGTAAAGTGATGATGGGAGTCTTCTTTGGTCTGATAgagagagctgggagggaaactTGTCCCAACTCTGTAAAAAGGAGGGGTAagagaagaagaggagaggacCTCCCTCTGTGTTACTCCAGAAGCATCAACTCACAACCCATTTGAAACAACTTTTTGGAGTCACTCCAGACATACCTTACACACTGTGGGAGCCCGGCACTGCGTACCCACATCCACCACGTAAATACGGGAAGAAATCAGACAGGGGAGGATCAGCTTGTTCTTTTTCGTTGTGATATTGTCAAAGCAGACTTTGCCAGCGTTCCACCCCGAACAGTGCAGCTCATCTTTGAGGTTGGGCACGGGCAGGCGGTGGATCACCTGGGCAGCCAAAGGTAGAGGCAGGGTTTACTTGAGGAGATGGGCGGAAAAAGGTACCTTCATGCAATCAACAACTAAGAAGTGGAAAGGTCAAAGCTTTAAAGTAAGGGATTGTTTCAAAGAAGCACAATAGATGTGGTCAATCTGCCTTAGCAGCTGTCAGAGACAGGTAGGTGCTGATTTCCCATTCGGATGTCAGCAGACAGGTTGGGGTGGAGCATAACAGAACATCTCTGAAATTGCAGTGCACCAGAAACATGCTGAAACctgcagaagtgctgagaaCCCAAAACCACCTGGGCCACTGGTGGCCATCTTCCCTGATGAAGAGCCACTGACAGGAGATTCTGTTCAAAGCTTCGCTTAATATCACCAAGATTTGCTGGAAGTGAGATATGAAGTGGGTCACAGCTGGTGTGTGCACTCTGAGATGAAGATGGTTCTGCAAGAGCCAGGCACACAGGGGACAGCCCAATGGAGAAAATATTGTAGATCTGGAAGGACAGAGCCAGCAGTAATCATCAAGCCAAGAAAAGAGTCTGGGCACAGGTACCTGGCAGTAATGCGGAGATCTGGGGTTGAGATCGATGGTGGCCAGGAAGTCGGGTTGGTTGATGCATGTTTCTCGGTAAGTACATGTCACATATGCAAGCTCTTCCTTAGGAGCTAGGTATATGGAAAGCTTGTGTTAGAAAATGCCATGAAATagcaaaaaaggcaaaaaaaaacttcaggaGACTCTCAGGAGGAACAAGGAACAGTTTGCttggagaggtggtggtgccccatccttgaGGACACCAAGGTCAGGCAGGACAGGGCTCAGAGCACCCAATGGAGCTGTGAGTGTCCCTGTTCTTGCAGGGTGGGACAagatgacatttaaaggtcccttcaaactcaaaagattctatgattctaagcttAATATTCTGCTGCTATGACAGGACCAGGGgtaaaaaacaacacaagtgTATCACTGTATACCTACAGCTTTCCCCTCTCAGGAAGGGACTCCATATATGCAGTTAGTTAATGGTAGTCTTGGAAAGACTCAGGCTTGATCATCATCCAATCTGAAGCTAAGACAGAGCTCTTTAACAAACACCTACCTTCAGAGCATGCCTGATAGCACTTGGGTTTCACTACATCAGGGCAGCTGGGGTACTCGTAGCACTGAACTCTGCATCTGTCTGTGGTTataagaaaagaacagaatggGAAATGTCCATATCCTTCAGTGCTGCCAATCAGAAGACTCTGTCCCGCTCAATGGACTTCTCCCACCCTGGCTGCCAACAAGGACTCCATGACCAGCATCTCTGTTTGTGGCGGCCCTGACAGATCTCAGGTACAGCAGAGGAATCCTCCCCCAGGTGCCACTGGGCACCATGGAATCtttgaggctggaaaagaccactgagaccatcaagtccaacctctgACCCATCACTTctgtgcccactaaaccatgaccATGCGGTATCACAGATCAGAGCACCGCTCCATTCCCTTCTGCATCCCACACTCATCCCGGGTCCATCAGCAGTGATGGAGAGAGAGTTGACATGGAGAACCATGTCAGCACTGAAGCTCTAGCAAGGAAAAGAACTCCAGCTTCTCTTGTAGCAGTTCCCCAGCAGAAGGGGAGCACAGATCCCAGAGCCAAATGGAAATTGATTTTCAAGACACACAGAGGCCCCTGGAAACAGAGTGCTAGGGAGGCTGCAGAGCGTTCCTTACCCATGCTGAAGGTCTTCGGGTTCACTCTCACCAAGACAGaggtgctggagctggaggagcagcttcTGTCTGCCTCACTGGAGTGGATGTGTAGTGGCAGGGCTCTGAGGGGCCTTATATACCCGGCActgaggggtggggggcactgagCAAGCTGCCAAGGGAGGAGCGAACGCTCCCAAGCGTTGGGAGGTGCCAGACCAGCGCTGTGGCTTGTTTCCGCCTTGCTACCCAGCAATCTAGAGGAAAAAtctgcagctccatgcaggtCCTTTCCTCAGGCACAAGCCACGCTATCAGATTGTGGGGCTCTGCTCATCCCCAGTGGGACTTGGCCAGGCCCTGCTGGCCTCCATGGCCCAGGCAGGACATCGGCTAATTAATGCTGTCCCCCACCCCCAGGTTTTTGCCATACCAATGTGCAGAGCCTGCAAATTCCATGTGAGGGATGAGAAGCCCATCTAGATAATTggccccaccagcagctgctggaaatgACGAGCCTTGAGCTCAGCGAGGCCGCTGAAATGTGGACCCTGACACACAGCACGTCTCTGTCTGAGTGCTGAGATGAAGCCATGAAGCTTTGGGGTAATCCAGCACAACgtagcagctctgcagctgcagcctcttCCTTTCCCTACATCTCTGAAGTGGACCAATGCCATGGAAAAGGAATGGCAGAGGTGTCTCCGTGTCCACTTGCTCCGAGGGACAGGCATTGTCCAGTCTACTTCAGCGCTGTGGCCTGGAGAATCTTCTCACCTTGCCCTCCACCCCACTGCTCAGCTTCCTGGGTACCATGGACAGGGACCTGGTCCCTATGATGGACACCTGGGTCTATGT of the Gallus gallus isolate bGalGal1 chromosome 25, bGalGal1.mat.broiler.GRCg7b, whole genome shotgun sequence genome contains:
- the LOC425662 gene encoding methanethiol oxidase-like isoform X2, whose translation is MDRCRVQCYEYPSCPDVVKPKCYQACSEAPKEELAYVTCTYRETCINQPDFLATIDLNPRSPHYCQVIHRLPVPNLKDELHCSGWNAGKVCFDNITTKKNKLILPCLISSRIYVVDVGTQCRAPTVCKMIEPVDVFWKCNKGHLSVVHSLPNGDILIANMGDAAGHGKGGFIVLDGDTFELKGNWEHECEVPPTGYDFWYQPRHNVLISTAGMVPRIAGRGFNPDDLKKGVFGRRLNVWNLSCRTLTQCFDLGEDSLPLSVKFLHNPDAAEGYVSCALSGIIYRFYKCERDSWAVEEAIQIPAKDVSGWILPKMPAFPSDLVISLDDKYLYVCNWLHGDIRQYEISRTCKPRLVGQVFVGGSILRGGPVTVCRDEELKCQPEPLVIKCKRVYGGPAKIQLSVDGKRLYVTNSFYSTWDKQFYPNVVKEGSVMLQIDVDTEKGGLTVNKNFLVDFGKEPNGPCLAHDIRFPCGDSTSDILA